Genomic window (Dyadobacter fanqingshengii):
TCCTCCTCAGCGGCTCTTGAAAATAACCATAAGCCCACGCGGCTCAAAATGATCCCTGCGAAATAGCCGATGACGGCCAGCATTAAGCCTTCCAGCAAAAGCATCAGAAATAGCCTCGTACGCGTTGCACCCATGGAAAGCATGAGCGCCATTTCATATTTTCGCTCTTTTAAAGAATTATAAAGTGAGATAAAAACGCTGATCCCGGCAATGCCAATAATGATAAATGCCAATGCGCGAAGCGTTTCAATGCCCACGCCCAATAAGGAAAAGAGGCGGTTTATTTCAATGCTAGGCAGCGCGGCTTGCATAGTCGTGTTGTCGTTGATCTGGCGTGGGATCGTCATCAGGCCCATTGGATTTCTGAATTGCACCAGTGCGCTGGTAACCTGCTTTCCCTGCTCCGACTCTTCGTGCTCCTCATGCTTCGCGTGCTCTTCCTCATGCGCGTGAACGTCCCATACGCTGGACAGTCTGGTTAGTATAAGCTGGTCAACAACGGAGCCACTGGTTTCAAATATGCCGGTAACCTTATATTTTTTCTCCTTATGCGCCTCTCCCTCCGCATCCAAACCATGGGAGCTGGCAAATGTGTCGCCAATTTTAAGTTGGGAAGCGGCCGCCACTTTACTGCCGATAGCCACTTCCATGGACGCATTGTAAAGCTGTCCCTGCGAGAGCCTGGCCTGAAAATGCTCGATATATTTTGGCGTCGTACCCACAATGCGGAATCCCTGGTAACTATCACCCATGGACAGCGGGATCACGGTTTTAACAAAAGGATTTTTACGCAATGCATCCACTTCTGCCAGCGGAACATTGCCGGTAGGTGCGTCAATCTGGTAAATGCTGGACAGGATCAGTTGCAGCGGGCTTCCTTTGGCGCCCACAACCATATCAATACCGCGGATATTTCTGCGAAATTGTTCGTCAAGTTGTTTGTTAAGCAGCAAAAGCAACGAGATCATGCCAATTCCCAACGTCAGGAGCAGCGCGCTCAAAAAGCTGTTGAGTTTTTTCTCTTTCAGATTGGCCAGACTTATTTTAACAACATTCATTCCGTTCAGGATTAGGATAATGGCATTTTAAAGGTGAACCTGATTTGAAAATTCATCCTTCAAACGCTGGTCGTGCGTAACCACGATCAGACTTGCGCCAATGGAAGCCGATTGTTCCTTTAATAGTGTGATTACTTTTTGCGTATTGTTATCGTCCAGGCTGGATGTTGGTTCGTCAGCGAGAATTACATTTGGCTCATTCATTAAGGAGCGTGCAATGCTTACACGCTGCTGCTCGCCCTGACTTAGTTGGGATGTTTTCTTTGATAAATGTTCTGCAAATCCCAGCTTTTCCGCGAGTAACCGTGCTTTTTGAACATTTTCCTTTCGGTCTGCCAGATAATTGGACAACAGGATATTATCCAGCACAGAAAGCGAGCTTACAAAATGCGGTTTTTGATAAATGATGCCGATGTTTTTAGCTCTCACCTTGGTAACTTCTTCGGGCAAAAGGCGTGTTGCGGGTTTTCCTGCAATTAAAATTTCCCCTGATCCGGGAGTCAGCAGAAGTGCCAGCAGATGAAGCAATGTAGTTTTTCCCTTTCCCGACTGCCCCAAAATAAGCAGTGTTTCCTTGTCCTCGCAGTGAATGTCAGGAAAGCTGAATTTCTTTTGCGGGGAATAGGAAAAGTGAAGATTAGTGCTTGAAATCATTGCAAAGGCTGTTTTTCATTTACAATGATAATGAAGTTTTGTTTTCGACCGCATTAAAAAAAATTGGTCCTACAAATAAATCATTGGGAAATACGTTGAAATGGTGATATACCCTGAATAAAACCAACAACTGTTCTATTTTTGCAAAAAATTGATCTCACAAATGCGAAGAAAATCTGAATTAAAAAAAGTATCCGGAGCGTTGGTATTCATCTTGACTTTTGGGCTTTTGTTTATGAATCAGGACGTCCAGGCGCAAAGCAGGGGCATTTTTGTTCCATATTCGACAGCGGGATTTGGGCTCGGAACTTCTAGCTATTTTGGAGATTTCGCACCTTACAGAAGGCCACTCGCTTCTACTTTCAAGATGATGCGGTGGAGCATAGGAGGGAATTATACACGCCACTTCACGCCACGTCTGGCTGCCAGAGCAAGCTTTATTTATGCACGGATCGCGGGTGATGACTACATTATGAACCGCAGCTCGAAGCACGAATCAAACATTTTTTACGCAAGAAACTTACATTTCCGAAACGATCTGAAAGAGTTTTCTGTGCAAGGGATTTACAAATTGACTCCTGATAACAGGAGCTATGACAGAAGGCCGCAATTCGGAGCCTATTTGTTTGCTGGTATAGCGCTCACTGCACACAACCCGAAAGCGCTTGATTCATTGAACGGTGATTGGATTAAATTACAGCCGCTGGGGACTGAGGGTCAGGGAAATGAAGGTTATGCCAAACCGTATTCACTGGTACAATTTGCTATCCCGATTGGAATTGGCGTTCGATATAAGATCAATTCTAAGCTGGATATTTCGGCTGAACTGGGTTTCCGCAAGACATTTACGGATTACCTGGACGATGCACACGGAAGCTATGCTGACCCTGCCTTGTTTGCTGATAACCCAACCGCACTTGCCCTAAGTAATAGAACGACCGAACGTTTCGCAGCAAGAAAAGGCGCTGACAGAACAGAGGCTTTGAAAAAATTCCTCGTTGTTAATTATAGTCTGGACACCAACGATCCTTTGGCAGCATTACCAACCACAGGCTTCGGAGCTCCGGGATCTGACCGCGGAAACAGCCCGAGTTATACGGACAACTATTTATTTGGTATGATCCATATCAACTATATGCTGCCATCTCAGATCAAATGTCCTCCATTAAAATAAATAAGGCATCCATTGAAGTCTTCTTTGAAATTTATAAATGCTAAATACTTGCTGCTAAATCTGGCGGCAGGTATTTATTTTTTTGTGGCAACCGGGAATGAGGTCAGGGCCCAGAAAATTGAAATCGGAGCAGGGTTAGGGGGTTTAAATTACAAAGGCGACATTTCACCCTCGCTGAGACTCCGGTTTTTCAAACCCGCCGGAAGTGTGTTTTTTCGCTATAACCCAAATCAGGCAGTGTCGCTACGGGCGGAATTGATGGGAGGCATTGTTGGTGCCGAAGATAAGCATAGTAAAGATCCATTTCAACAGGCGAGAAATATGTCATTCACTTCCCGCATTTTTGAAGGAAGTGCAGTGGCCGAGTATAATTTCCTCAATTTTCAGGAACGCCGCTTTGCCGTTAACTGGAGTCCTTATCTTTTTGGAGGGATTGGTTACGCTACGTTCAATCCGAGCCCTCAGGTTGGTGCGTACAAAACCAGCACATTTGTGCTTCCTTATGGAGTAGGGATCAAATATCAGGTGCGTCGTCCCTGGAATGTTGGCGTCGAATTCGGGGCCAGAAAAACATTTACCGATTATCTCGATAATTTGGGCGGCGATCCGGTCACAACAGACAAATTCCAGCAAGGTGATCCGTCATTGAAGGACAATTATTATTATTTAAGACTTTCTGTTACATACACATTTTATAAAATCGTTTGCCCCTGATCCTATGAAAAGAATTCTCCTCATTGTTGCTGTCTTGCTTGTTGTTGGTGTTGCTGGTTTTTTGGGTATGAGAATGTATACCAAATCTTTCAGTCCTGAGGCGGTCGCCGAAACAACGAATAATGGTGTGAATGTGAAAGTCACATACAGCAGGCCCGGTAAAAAAGGTCGGTTGCTTTTTGGCAGAGAACAGGATAAGGCGCTATCGCCGTATGGTAAAGTTTGGCGCACAGGCGCTAACGAAGCAACATTAATTGAGTTGGGGGAAGGGTTATCGATTGGCGGCAAGCCGGTTAAGGCAGGCACTTACTCACTTTATTCCGTTCCCGGGCAAAGCACGTGGAAAATCATCCTGAATTCGGAAGTGGGCCAATGGGGCACGGAATATAATGATGGTAAAGATGTGTTGCGTGTAGAAGTGCCCATTCGCATCCGGCCTACGGTGCAGGAATTATTTAACATCTACTTTGAAGATATACCGGGCGGTGTAAACATGATTTTGAGCTGGGACCAGACAGAAGCATTAGTCCCCATTACCAAATAAACCGCTCGCCTGCGCGCCCCTATGTTTGTTGAAGCTATTGAGAAAGTAGATCAGTATACCCGTCCCATTCACTTTATACTGCGTTATTACACTGGCAGCGACATTGTGCCGGGCACTGCTACATTGTTTTTTGTTAATGAAAATGGCTTTGCGATCACCTGCCGGCACGTTGCGCAGCAAATTTTGTATGCCAGCTCCATTTACGAGAACTATTTGAAATTCAAGAGTGAGCTTAGGAAATTTGAAAAAGACCCTAGTTTTGAAACGCAACGCGGTTTTCTGGAAAACAAATACAGGATCAACGGTGACAATCCGATCAGGATACTTTTCAATTTTATCAATTGTGTAACAGCTTACAAAGGCCTGGCCATTCACTTGCATCCGACCCAGGATCTCGCTATCATTCAGTTCAGGGATTTTGATAGTAAGCAATATCAGGGCTTCGCACGTTTTCTAAAAGATTCCAGGCTTGTCAAGCAGGGAAGATATCTTTGCCGCTTGGGATATCCGTTTCCGGAATTTACCAATTACCAATACAACAAAAATACAGGCGACATTGAATGGCTTAATACAGGCCGCATTAACACGCCCAGTTTCCCCATTGACGGGATCGTCACGCGTCACATTGGCGAAAGCAACGGCGTCGTGGGCATTGAAATGAGCACACCGGGTTTAAGAGGGCAAAGCGGCGGGCCACTTTTTGATAAAAACGGCGTTATCTACGGCATGCAAAGCTCGACGCGGCATTTACATTTGGGCTTTGACCAGGTGAACAGGGAAGTGATCACCGAAGGCCATCGGAAGCGCGTTTCCAATTATCCTTTTCTGAATGTAGGCCAATGCGTTCACGTGGACGTGATTAAGCAATTTTTGCGCGAGAAGAACGTCACTTTTTATGAAGAGGAAGTTTAGAGGATCAGCATTAACTCTTCCAGCCGCCTGATATCGTAGGTAGGGCTTTCATCAAACTGCAGTCCGGCCGGGTTGTAATAAACTGTGTCTATTCCAAATTGCTTGGCGCCCATGATGTCAGCAACCCAGTTATCCCCGATCATAATGCTTTCTGACGGCACAGCCCGCGCCGTTTCCAGTGCATAAGCGAATATTTTAGGATCCGGCTTTTTTGCATTTGCGGTTTCGAACGTAATGATATTTTCAAAAAAATGACCGATTTCCGAGCTTGCGATTTTTCGGGCCTGGATTTCATTGAAACCGTTCGTGATAATATGCATCGAGTAACCCGCGGAGTTAGCGTAGTTCAGCAAATCAAGCGCGCCCTCCAACAAATGTTTTTTATCAGGAAGTGTGCGAAGGTAGGCTTCACCGATTTCAGTATGGTTGGGAGGCAGGTTTGCACCAAGTTCTTCAAAAACCATCTTAAACCTGTTCTCACGTATATAGGTATGGTGCACTTTGCCACGATCAAATGCATCCCAAAGCGCCGTGTTGATTTTCAAAAAAGACTGGATAAACGAGTCCAGAGACGATACGCCGTACTGAATTAAGGTCAGCGTGTGAAAAATTTCTTCCAGTGATTCCGAAGAATTTCTTTCAAAATCCCAAAGTGTATGGTCCAGATCGAAGAAAAGATGCTTGTATTTCATATCTGGTAAAAATTCAAATTTTATTAGAAAAGTGAAATTTAATTTTTATTCAGTAAAAATCATAAATAAAAAATTAGAAGTGATCCAAACACCATAACGTTAACGTAAGTCATTCGATAAGTTCTATTAATTATTGCAATAAGAACACGGTGTATAGTCAGTACACGTATATTCTTCAAATGAGGGGTTTGTTGTTAACAGTTGTTAATGAAATTTATTTTACAAAAAAAAGAAACCTAAAGATTTGCAAATTATTTTTCAAATCCATTTCTTTGATATGTATAATTCAAAATACAGAAAAGACAGTTCATTATTTCACTAAACAGAAAGGAGAAACAATATCGACGAACCGCTCTACGTTAACTAAATCGAATAGTAAAAATGGAGAAAGTCCAAGTTAGCGACAGTGAGTTGGTAACCTTGTATATCCGCGGTAATGAGAAGGCATTTGAAAAGCTTGTTCAGCGCCACAAATCAAGAATATACACCACTATTTATCTAATTGTCAAAGACCAGTATGTAGCCGAAGATTTATTGCAGGATACATTTATTAAGGCCGTTGACACGATAAAAGGTGGTAGATATAATGATGAGGGCAAATTCCTGCCATGGATTATACGTATCGCACACAATCTCGCCATTGATTATTTCAGACGCGATAAACGCTACCCCAATGTAGTATTTGAAGATGGAAGCAGTGTTTTCAATACGCTGGATTTTTCGGAGGATTCCGTTGAGTCAATCCAGATTCGTCAGGAAACACACGAGCAACTGCGGGAGATGATCCAGCGGTTACCTGATGTTCAGAAGCAAGTCCTGATCATGCGCCACTATGAGGACATGAGTTTTCAGGAGATTGCCGATGCAACAGGAGTGAGCATTAATACGGCATTGGGCAGGATGCGTTACGCGTTGATAAACTTGCGTAAGCAATTCAACCAACGTGCCCCACAGTATGACAAAAACTTTTACCTACGATGATGTTGTAAGGTATTTATATGCCGAGACAACAGAGAATGAAAATGACCTGATTGTTGAGGCGCTAGCGCTTGACAATGATTTGATGAGTTTTTATCTGGACTCGCTTGATATTCAGAGCCAGATGGACAAAATCGTTCGGATCCCTTCGGATCAGTCGGTTAACAAAGTCTTCAGATATTCTCAACAATTTTCACCAAAAAGACCCACCGCTCTTTCTTGTTAAGAGGTGGGTCTTTTTTTGTTCTAATTTGTAACCACCTGTAAAATTTGCAGGCAGGATTTTCCGTATGCTTAGAAAAGACCGATTCAAGTTCTTCCTTGATTATTTTACCAATAACTTTCCTGAACCTGAGACCGAGTTGCATTACGGAAGCCCATACGAGTTACTCGTCGCGGTGGCTCTTTCTGCGCAATGCACAGATAAGCGCGTAAACATGGTTACGCCTGCACTTTTTGAACGTTTTCCCGATCCCGTAGCATTGGCAGCATCCAATGTGGAAGAGGTTTTTACTTATATCCGCTCGATTTCCTACCCCAATAACAAAGCAAAACATTTGATAGGGATGGGGAGAATGCTGGTTGAGCAATTCAACTCAGAAGTTCCGGCTTCAATAGAAGACTTGCAAAAGCTGCCGGGAGTGGGACGTAAAACAGCGAATGTGATTGCTTCTGTTGTTTTCAATCAGCCAGCAATGGCAGTTGATACCCATGTTTTTCGGGTTTCGCGGCGCATCGGGCTTGTTCCGCTTACCGCAACTACACCGTTGGCCGTCGAGAAAGCACTTTTGAAATACATTCCGAGAAATCTCGTTCATAAAGCACATCACTGGCTTATTCTGCATGGCCGTTACATTTGCCTCGCCCGAAACCCTAAATGCATGCAATGCCCCTTATCGCCCAGTTGTAAATATTTTGAAAAGAATGTGAATGTTCCTCTTTTTCAATCCTGATTACAACCATTTCGGGCTCATACGCATCTCTGTCTAAAATAACAGTTCCCACTAATTTAAAGAAGAAGGAAAAGAAATGAAGCGAATTAATTTATCATTGATCATCGTATTTGCCCTGCTTGTCGGTTTGTCGGGTTGTATGGATTCGGACAATACGGATGACACTGCAAAAGTGAAAGAGAACGAGGTTGCAATCGAGAACTATCTTAAAACGGACAGCGCAGGTTCGAAAGCCATCAGAGACAGCTCGGGATTATATTATATCACCCGCCTTGCCAACCCAAGTGGCCAGCTAGCAAGAAGAGGCGATGCAGCAACCATTAAATACACAGGTTATTTGCTCAATGGAACCAAAGTTGTTTCATCCACAGTCGACAGCAAAACGACATTTACTTTTCCGGTTGAAGGTTATCAATATTGGGGAGGCATTGAACGAGGCATATTTTTGATGAGAACAGGTGAGAAAACAACATTTTTCTTGCCTTTCTATCTGGCGTCAGGAAATGTGGATAAAGTGAATATCCCGGCCTATTCACCAATCCGTTTGGAAGTTGAATTCTTAAAAACCCGCACAGAGCCGCAGCAGATTGATGATTTTATCGCTGCGAAGGGCTATAAACCGGCCAATATTGAAAGAACCGCAGATAACCTCGTTATCATTCGCACGAATACGGTAACTGGCGATACTATTCCCGCAGGAAAAGCTGTTAGTGTCAAATACGTTGGCAGGTTACTCGATGACACAAAATTCGATGAGCGGACGAGCACTTTCACCACAGGATCGGCTGGAACGATTCCCGGATTTGACCGTGCACTCCGGAAGTTGCGTTTCAAAGAAAAAGCACTTATCATTTTCCCGTCTGCCTTAGGCTATGGCAAAAGCGGATACAATACTATTTTGCCTTATACGCCTTTGCAGTTCGAGATTGAGGTCATGCAACCATAATAATATCAGTTGAATACGGAATGTCCGCGAATCTACTTCGCGGACATTTTTTATGTAAAATGCTCAATAATCGCGTCTCTAACCTGTTCCAAATCCCCCGGTAACAGGCTTGAACCAGAGGGCAAACAAATTCCCGTTTGAAACAGTTGCTCAGCCACGGTGCCACCAAAGTAAAGAGCGTCCCTGAAAACGGGCTGTAAGTGCATTGGCTTCCACAAGTGTCTGGATTCAATGTTCCTGCTTTCTAATTCCGCCATCAGCATTTCTGGCGAAATCCCCGATTGTTGAAAATCAAATGATAAAGCAGTTAGCCAACGATTCGAAAAGCATTCGGCCGACTCGTTCTGAAAGCTTAGTCCCGGTAAATTTTGTAATGCTTTTTGATAAAAATCATAGATAGCCCTTCTCTGCGCGATTCGTGTTTTCAAAACTTCCATTTGCCCTCTTCCTATTCCTGCGGAAACATTGCTCAGGCCATAATTATAGCCGATTACCGAATGTTCATAATGTGGAGCAGGATCTCTCGCCTGAGCCGCCAGGAATTTCGCTTTATTGATAACCTCAGAATCAGCGGACCAAAGCACTCCGCCACCCGATGTTGTAATGATCTTGTTCCCATTGAAGGAGAATATGCCAAAAGTGCCGAAAGAGCCTGCTTTTCGACCTCTATATTCCGAACCTAACGCCTCGGCAGCGTCTTCTATCAACGGAATGTCATAGTAATTGCATAATGCCAAAATTTCGCCGATACGCGCGGGCATTCCGTACAAATGCACGATAATGATCGCCTTTGGCTTTTTTCCTTTGTTGAAACATTGCTTGATGGCTTGTTCCAATGCATCCGGACAAATATTCCAGGTGTGCGGTTCGCTATCGACAAAAACGGGAATGCCGCCTTGATAAACGACCGGATTTGCGCTTGCTGCAAATGTGAGTGACTGGCAAATCACGACGTCGCCTTTCCCAACACCAAGCATAACAAGCGCAAGGTGTAACGCCGCGGTCCCCGATGACAATGCTGCAACATGTCCAAAACCGATAAACTCCGCAATCTGCTTTTCAAAAGCGGTCACATTTGTGCCAACGGGCGCTATCCAGTTTGATTCAAAGGCCTGTTGAATGTAAGTCATTTCCGTCCCGCCCATATGCGGTGGCGAGAGCCAGATTCTTTTTTCCATAGTGTGTTTGTTTAATGATTCTTGCAGGATTTCCTCGGATAATGGCTCCGTCGGGAATATTTTTCGTGACGACGCTTCCCGCACCGATCAGGCAATTTTTTCCGATGACAACATTCGGGACGACGACACTTCCTGCGCCGATTAACGTGCATTCGCCAACAGTAACATTGCCACAAAGCACAGATCCGGGAGCGATGTGGACAAAATCCGAAATCTTGCATTCATGCTCGACTATTGCGCCGGTGTTAATAATGCAATGGTTCCCAATGATCGTATCGGTTTGAATAACAGCGCGATGTAAAATCACATTGCCTGAGCCAAAGTGAGCATTGCGGTTAATCAGGGAGGAATGATGAAATACGTTTGCGAAGCGATGACCGATTTTCGCGGCTAGCTGTGCGCGCGAAGCATTGTCGCCTATTGCCAGGATCAATGCTTCATTCATATGCAAATCGGGATCATAAGAACCAATAACTGCGATTCCTTCAAATATCCGTTTAGCTGGATCATCATCAAAAATCGCTTTTACAGAAGCGCCTGAATCCATCAGCAAACTAATAATAATCTTGGCGTGACCGCCTGCACCGTATATGAGCATAGATTGTAGAAATGTGTGTGAAACATGATGTACTTATGAGCCGGTAAATCTTTTGAATGAGGAATGTGTTTGTTTACCTGGTCTTTTGAATATCATTATGAAGGTCAAATACAAGATCTTCATGTCCAGTCCGAAAGATTGGTTCTTTACATACCAGATATCCAGTTCAAATTTCTTTTCCCAGGCGATCGCCGTACGTCCGTTAACCTGCGCCCAACCTGTTATGCCGGGCAGCACATCGTGGCGCATGTGTTGTTCAGGATTATACAAGTCGAGATATTCAGGAAGCAATGGTCTCGGCCCGATTAGACTCATATCGCCTTTTAATACATTCCAAAGTTGCGGGATCTCGTCTAGTGAAGATTGGCGTAACAATCTGCCAAATGGTAAGACAACAGGCTGATCATTTGGCAGATATGATTTCCTTTGAACATCACTTAATGTCCGAAATTTGTTCAAAACAAAAATCTTCTCATTCAATCCGGGTCTTAGCTGAAAGAAAAACACATTGCCTTTGGTTTCAAACCAAAGGACAGAGTAGATGAAAACAAAAAGCGGCGACAGGATGATTAGTCCGGTCGCCGCTAAAAATATATCTAAAACTCTCTTTCCTATTTTGAAATAAACTGCATTAACAATGTCAGAAAAGCTCCGGGTAATGGTCCGGGTTGGCTTCTCGCATGATTCGGTAGGCTGCTTCAAAAATGTCATCTGCATTGGGTTTTGAGAAATAATCGCCATCCGATCCATAGGGAGGACGGTGATCTTTCGCCGAAACGGTTATTGGGGCAGCATCCAGCCAGCGGTAAACATTTTGCTTTTCCACAACTTGCTGCATCATATAAGCAGAAGCACTTCCCGGCAAATCTTCGTCAGCGAAAATAACCCTGTTGGTTTTTTTGACAGACTCAGCAATGCGGCTGTGAATGTCAAAAGGCAACAAAGTCTGCACATCAATAACCTCTGCTTCAACGCCCGATTTTTGCAATTGCGCAGCGGCTTCCATTACTATACGGCACATTGAGCCGTAGGTCACAATGGTAATGTCATTTCCTTCACGAATTATTTCAGGTTCGCCCAAAGGGACGCAGATTTCGCCGATGTTGTCTGGTAAAATTTCTTTCTGACGGTAAGAATTAAGCGGCTCAACGATCAAAGCCGGGTCGTCGCCTTTCATTAATGTATTGTAAAATCCGGCGGCTTGCACGAAATTTCGTGGTACAATAACGTGGATGCCGCGGAGGCTGCTCAGCATGGTGCCCATCGGCGAACCAGAGT
Coding sequences:
- a CDS encoding RNA polymerase sigma factor, with protein sequence MEKVQVSDSELVTLYIRGNEKAFEKLVQRHKSRIYTTIYLIVKDQYVAEDLLQDTFIKAVDTIKGGRYNDEGKFLPWIIRIAHNLAIDYFRRDKRYPNVVFEDGSSVFNTLDFSEDSVESIQIRQETHEQLREMIQRLPDVQKQVLIMRHYEDMSFQEIADATGVSINTALGRMRYALINLRKQFNQRAPQYDKNFYLR
- the porG gene encoding type IX secretion system protein PorG — protein: MKSSLKFINAKYLLLNLAAGIYFFVATGNEVRAQKIEIGAGLGGLNYKGDISPSLRLRFFKPAGSVFFRYNPNQAVSLRAELMGGIVGAEDKHSKDPFQQARNMSFTSRIFEGSAVAEYNFLNFQERRFAVNWSPYLFGGIGYATFNPSPQVGAYKTSTFVLPYGVGIKYQVRRPWNVGVEFGARKTFTDYLDNLGGDPVTTDKFQQGDPSLKDNYYYLRLSVTYTFYKIVCP
- a CDS encoding DUF2911 domain-containing protein; this translates as MKRILLIVAVLLVVGVAGFLGMRMYTKSFSPEAVAETTNNGVNVKVTYSRPGKKGRLLFGREQDKALSPYGKVWRTGANEATLIELGEGLSIGGKPVKAGTYSLYSVPGQSTWKIILNSEVGQWGTEYNDGKDVLRVEVPIRIRPTVQELFNIYFEDIPGGVNMILSWDQTEALVPITK
- a CDS encoding ABC transporter ATP-binding protein — its product is MISSTNLHFSYSPQKKFSFPDIHCEDKETLLILGQSGKGKTTLLHLLALLLTPGSGEILIAGKPATRLLPEEVTKVRAKNIGIIYQKPHFVSSLSVLDNILLSNYLADRKENVQKARLLAEKLGFAEHLSKKTSQLSQGEQQRVSIARSLMNEPNVILADEPTSSLDDNNTQKVITLLKEQSASIGASLIVVTHDQRLKDEFSNQVHL
- a CDS encoding FKBP-type peptidyl-prolyl cis-trans isomerase is translated as MKRINLSLIIVFALLVGLSGCMDSDNTDDTAKVKENEVAIENYLKTDSAGSKAIRDSSGLYYITRLANPSGQLARRGDAATIKYTGYLLNGTKVVSSTVDSKTTFTFPVEGYQYWGGIERGIFLMRTGEKTTFFLPFYLASGNVDKVNIPAYSPIRLEVEFLKTRTEPQQIDDFIAAKGYKPANIERTADNLVIIRTNTVTGDTIPAGKAVSVKYVGRLLDDTKFDERTSTFTTGSAGTIPGFDRALRKLRFKEKALIIFPSALGYGKSGYNTILPYTPLQFEIEVMQP
- a CDS encoding sugar transferase — protein: MTFLKQPTESCEKPTRTITRSFSDIVNAVYFKIGKRVLDIFLAATGLIILSPLFVFIYSVLWFETKGNVFFFQLRPGLNEKIFVLNKFRTLSDVQRKSYLPNDQPVVLPFGRLLRQSSLDEIPQLWNVLKGDMSLIGPRPLLPEYLDLYNPEQHMRHDVLPGITGWAQVNGRTAIAWEKKFELDIWYVKNQSFGLDMKILYLTFIMIFKRPGKQTHSSFKRFTGS
- a CDS encoding S1 family peptidase, with amino-acid sequence MFVEAIEKVDQYTRPIHFILRYYTGSDIVPGTATLFFVNENGFAITCRHVAQQILYASSIYENYLKFKSELRKFEKDPSFETQRGFLENKYRINGDNPIRILFNFINCVTAYKGLAIHLHPTQDLAIIQFRDFDSKQYQGFARFLKDSRLVKQGRYLCRLGYPFPEFTNYQYNKNTGDIEWLNTGRINTPSFPIDGIVTRHIGESNGVVGIEMSTPGLRGQSGGPLFDKNGVIYGMQSSTRHLHLGFDQVNREVITEGHRKRVSNYPFLNVGQCVHVDVIKQFLREKNVTFYEEEV
- a CDS encoding DegT/DnrJ/EryC1/StrS family aminotransferase; translated protein: MEKRIWLSPPHMGGTEMTYIQQAFESNWIAPVGTNVTAFEKQIAEFIGFGHVAALSSGTAALHLALVMLGVGKGDVVICQSLTFAASANPVVYQGGIPVFVDSEPHTWNICPDALEQAIKQCFNKGKKPKAIIIVHLYGMPARIGEILALCNYYDIPLIEDAAEALGSEYRGRKAGSFGTFGIFSFNGNKIITTSGGGVLWSADSEVINKAKFLAAQARDPAPHYEHSVIGYNYGLSNVSAGIGRGQMEVLKTRIAQRRAIYDFYQKALQNLPGLSFQNESAECFSNRWLTALSFDFQQSGISPEMLMAELESRNIESRHLWKPMHLQPVFRDALYFGGTVAEQLFQTGICLPSGSSLLPGDLEQVRDAIIEHFT
- a CDS encoding ABC transporter permease, with amino-acid sequence MNVVKISLANLKEKKLNSFLSALLLTLGIGMISLLLLLNKQLDEQFRRNIRGIDMVVGAKGSPLQLILSSIYQIDAPTGNVPLAEVDALRKNPFVKTVIPLSMGDSYQGFRIVGTTPKYIEHFQARLSQGQLYNASMEVAIGSKVAAASQLKIGDTFASSHGLDAEGEAHKEKKYKVTGIFETSGSVVDQLILTRLSSVWDVHAHEEEHAKHEEHEESEQGKQVTSALVQFRNPMGLMTIPRQINDNTTMQAALPSIEINRLFSLLGVGIETLRALAFIIIGIAGISVFISLYNSLKERKYEMALMLSMGATRTRLFLMLLLEGLMLAVIGYFAGIILSRVGLWLFSRAAEEDFHYSLRNFTILPEEIYLFFAAIFIGFLASALPSLGIYKLNISRTLAEE
- the nth gene encoding endonuclease III, with translation MLRKDRFKFFLDYFTNNFPEPETELHYGSPYELLVAVALSAQCTDKRVNMVTPALFERFPDPVALAASNVEEVFTYIRSISYPNNKAKHLIGMGRMLVEQFNSEVPASIEDLQKLPGVGRKTANVIASVVFNQPAMAVDTHVFRVSRRIGLVPLTATTPLAVEKALLKYIPRNLVHKAHHWLILHGRYICLARNPKCMQCPLSPSCKYFEKNVNVPLFQS
- a CDS encoding acetyltransferase: MLIYGAGGHAKIIISLLMDSGASVKAIFDDDPAKRIFEGIAVIGSYDPDLHMNEALILAIGDNASRAQLAAKIGHRFANVFHHSSLINRNAHFGSGNVILHRAVIQTDTIIGNHCIINTGAIVEHECKISDFVHIAPGSVLCGNVTVGECTLIGAGSVVVPNVVIGKNCLIGAGSVVTKNIPDGAIIRGNPARIIKQTHYGKKNLALATAYGRDGNDLHSTGL
- a CDS encoding YjjG family noncanonical pyrimidine nucleotidase, which encodes MKYKHLFFDLDHTLWDFERNSSESLEEIFHTLTLIQYGVSSLDSFIQSFLKINTALWDAFDRGKVHHTYIRENRFKMVFEELGANLPPNHTEIGEAYLRTLPDKKHLLEGALDLLNYANSAGYSMHIITNGFNEIQARKIASSEIGHFFENIITFETANAKKPDPKIFAYALETARAVPSESIMIGDNWVADIMGAKQFGIDTVYYNPAGLQFDESPTYDIRRLEELMLIL